The sequence below is a genomic window from Pleurocapsa sp. PCC 7327.
GTGACTTATCAGTGGAGTAGCTAGTTTAATATCAATGTAGTTCGTGTAGAATTTACGCGAACTTTTTTTGTTTTTTGGGATCGAATAACTCAGTAGACCTGTTATGAAAAAGTCAGAAAAATCAATTTTCACAGGAACAGGTCTAATGTTAAGAGCGCTTATCGGGCTTCGCTCCCTACGGCAGAGGGCAGTTCTCAGATAGCATCCGGCAAGATTATAAAATTATTAAGGCAATCCATCCCTTAAGCTGCTACGGGCAAGTCCACCTCGCTTTCAACCAGTGCGCCGTCAGTTACTAGCGAGCGACTTTTGCCACCTTTTTGTAAAAGATCGAGCGTCATCGCCAGCAGCGCCTTCGCTTTGCGAGTTCGCCATTCGTCTACTACTGCATCGACTTGTACCTGTGGTAGGCGACGCTGAAGTGCTTCGTAGAGATAGCCCGCGTGGCGGGTTTCGTCTTGGGCAACGCTGAGGATTCCCTGCTTGAGAGAGCGACTGCGAGGCTCGTCTTCTGGCAACACTGCCGCCATCCTAGCAAAATCTTTACTGGCATCTAATTCTAGGATATAAGTGCTAGCGAGGAAAACAAGCCAATCAATGCGATCGGGTTTGATATCTTCGCGAGAATATCCTTCATAGTACGCCTCGAAAAAAGGACTTTTTCTTTCTTGTTTGGACGACTTTTCCTGGGGCAATTGTTTGAAATCGATGACTTGTTTGCCATGCTGTTTGAGGGCGTGGGCAAAGATTTGACCGTGACGCATTTCATCGGACGCATGGCGGGCGAGTTTTTCGGCTAGCCATTCATCGCCTTCTGCTTGCGCCCGTTTACGGAGCGCTTCTAAAAACGGAACCGACCCGGATTCTGCCAGTTGAAAAGCAGCGAGAAAGTTTGGACGAGTCAGGGGATCGCGCAAATGGCGAGCTGAAAAGTAAGCAGCAGCACCCGCTCCAATCAAATGTAAAATATTTGTTAAGAAATTCATAATCTTTATAAAAACTTGCAACAAAACTACACATAATCCTATCAAATTATTTTTTTTTCGCGATCTTCTGTGCGATCGCGCTTTCCGAACTTTTGAAGATAGACTTTTTCATGCTAAAAACAATCACTCCTCTCATCCTCACATCAACGAAGCGCCCAATATTGATAATTATGAACTTGGTTTTGTGTCAAAATAATTGGCAATCGCTACTTTTGCAAAAGACGAGCATGATGGCGATCGCCCTCACAATCGAGGATGAAAATTTATTTTCACCCACAGGTCTATTGATGGTCGCTGCTGTTTCTCTGGAAAGGGTAGGTAAAGTCTATAATAAGATTCCTGTCGTTAACGATCTCTCCTTCGAGATCGAAGCGGGAGAAATGTTTGGGCTTCTAGGACCAAATGGAGCCGGAAAATCAACCACGATTCGGATGTTGATTACCTTAACCCAACCATCCCAAGGTCGTATCGAAGTGGCGGGTTACGAGATCGATCGCCATCGCGATCGCGTCAAGCAAAATATTGGTGTAGTCTTGCAACAAATTAGCGTTGATGGGGATCTCTCGGTATGGGAGAATATGGAGTTTCACGGACGAATGCACCACATTCCCAACCCAAAGCGTCAAAAGTCGATCGATCGCTGGCTGGAATATGTAGAACTGGCAGATCGCAAGGAATCTCTGGTGAAAACTCTTTCTGGTGGAATGAAACGCCGCTTGCAAATTGCTAGGGCACTGCTACATCAACCGCAAGTTCTCTTTTTGGACGAACCCACAGTAGGATTAGACCCGCAAACCCGTCGTCGCCTTTGGGAAATTATTCGCGATCTAAATCGTCAAGGCATGACAATACTATTGACGACTCATTATATGGAAGAGGCAGAGTTTTTGTGCGATCGCATCGGCATTATGGATGCTGGTCAACTAATCGAGTTGGGAACGATGGACTATTTTCGTTCTAAGTACGGACGAGGATTGGTGGTTAAGCAAGCGGGCGATCGCTTAGAATACAAGTTTTTTCCTACTCTAGAAGCAGCGAATGCTTATTTAGAAACCTTGCCAGACAAAACGGGGACAATGACTCGCCTATCTAATTTAGAAGATATTTTTGTCGAACTGACAGGACGTAGACTTGATTGAGGGATGGGGACTTTTGAGACGGGGAGACGAGGGGACTGGGAGAGGGGGGACGGGGAAATGGGGAGACAATTAACCACTAGCCACCAACCACTAACCACTAACTAATCTCCAATCCAAAATCCAAAATTAAATGACTAGACTAGCAACGAAAATTGAAGCTATTCTTTACCTAAAGGGTCAGCCGCTTTCGGCGAATGAGATTGCTCAGTTGGCTGGGTGCGCTCGCGAAGAGGCAGAAGAAGCGATCGTCGAACTGATGTCAGATTACGCTCATCGAGACAGCGCCTTAGAAGTTATGGAAACCCCTAGGGGTTATAGCCTTCAATTGCGCTCTGTCTTTGAAAATCTGCTTCAAGTATTGGTTCCGGCAGAATTAGGAACGGGTGCTCTGCGAACCCTAGCCGCGATCGCTCTTAAAAGTCCGATTCTCCAAACAGATTTAATCGAATTACGCGGTAGCAGTGCCTATCAACAAATTCAAGAATTAGTAGAATTAGGCTTTGTCCGAAAACGCCGTCAAGCCAACGGTCGTTCTTATTGGTTAGAAATCACGGATAAATTTCATCAATATTTTGAGATTGACGAAGGCAACGCAGCAGCTATAACCCGTATCCGACGAAACGTTGAAGAACCATCTCCAGCCATTTCAACAGACGCGATCGCTAAAGTGTTGGGTAATCAGTAATCAGTTAATCCTCATATTCTTCTCTAAATCCTAATTTTTTTAGCAAAATAAGATTAAATTTTACCAATTGCGATCGCTCGCTTGGTTTTATATGCACTTTGGCAATCTAACATCAGATAAAAAAGCGATCGCTTTTTGTTGGCGATCGCGATTGTGTGTTGCCATTGCTGCTGTTTTTTTCGGGGAGCACCTCCTTTGCCGATAGGTTACGACAACGTGGTTTGATTTAGAGGTTTGGATGGTTTGGGTTGGCTGTCTTCTTTTACTTGCCTCAAAAACCCGTTTTTTATGCTAATTGACTGAATTATTCATATTTTTTTACAAATCGTCTCAGTTCTTTATCGAGGTTCTGGAAAATCCGCTTTAAAGGCACTGTATTTTCCTCCCAAGGCTTCTACAATGGCGCGAGTATTGGACACCATCATCTTGATATAGCTATCTCCGTCGCTACCCGGTGCGCCGATGGAATCCGAATAGAGTTCTCGCGGTGCTACTTTTACTCCTGCTTCCTCGGCGACGGCTTTAATAAGAGCAGGATTAATCGTCGTTTCGGCAAAAATAGCCGGAACTTTGGTTTTTTGGATAGAATCTGACAAGTTTTTGACCGTTTGGGCGCTGGGTTGTTCTTCGGTGCTAATTCCAATTAGCGTACCAGCGATCTTCAATCCGTAGGCGCGAGCATAATATTGAAAGGCATCGTGGGTAGTTACTAGCCTGCGTTGATTGTTGGGAATGGTTTGAATCTGTTGAGCGATCCAGCGATCGAGTTGCTGTAGTTCTTTGACCAATTGTGCTGCATTTTGGGTAAATTCTTCTTTATCTTCTGGCGAACTTTCGATTAAGCGATCGCGAATTGCATTTACCATAGCAATTACATTTTTTGCATCTCCCCAAACGTGAGGATCGGGAACTCTTTTGCCTTCTTTATCCAAATCTAAAGGGGTAACGACCTCTGCAACGGCAACTTTTGTAGCTTTCACCCCTGCGGCATTCATTAATTTAATGAGTCCGGGTTCTAGATTGTAACCGTTGTAAAAAATTAAGTCTGCTTCTTCAAAAGCGGCGCTGTCTGCGGGAACGGGTTCATAAATGTGAGGATCGGCACCGGGTTGGAGGATGCCTTTGTGTTTGATTTCATCTGCGCCAACTCGTTGGGTTAAATCCGCAATGATGGTGCTAGTAGAGACGACTTTTGTCGTAGTCTCATTTCTATCCGATGATTGAGGTTGGCAGCCAAATCCGCAGAATACGATCGATATTATTAAAGCTACTAGCCACGGAGATCTATTCATTTCATTTCCTTCTATAGTTGCTTTCATAATCTTCTCATAATTATTTTCATATTTCTTTCATTTTTGCATTATCCTAGTTGAATAAGGCTGTATTGAAGTCTGTAGGCGAGCGATCGGAGTACTGGATATTTATGAGTAATACTGATGGAATTGTCATCAGCCATTTGGGAGTTTCCTATCGAACGGTCGAGGCGTTGAGGGATATCACCTTACAGATAAAACCCGGACGGTTAACGGGTGCGATCGGTCCCAATGGTGCTGGCAAAAGTACTTTAATTAAGGCTATGTTGGGTTTGATTCCCATCAATCAAGGTTCGGTACACTACGATGGACGACCTTTGATAGATTGTTTGGACAAAGTTGCTTACGTACCTCAGCGATCGCAAATTGACTGGACTTATCCTGCTACGGTCTGGGATGTGGTAATGATGGGACGAGTGCCGAAAACGGGATGGTTTCGACGTTTTTCTGCTATGAGTCGTCGCCTCGCCGCAGAAGCATTAGAGAGGGTACAAATGAGTGCTTATCGCGATCGTCCTATCGGTCAACTTTCCGGGGGACAGCAACAGCGAGTATTTTTAGCGCGATCGCTTGCTCAAGAAGCGGATATTTTCTTCTTTGACGAACCTTTTGTTGGGGTGGATCGCAAAACTGAGGACATTCTTTTTAATATCTTTCACGAATTAGCCAATGCAGGCAAAATTGTTTTAGTAGTTAACCACGATCTAGGGGAATCAATTACTAATTTTGATGATTTGATTCTTTTGAATAAAGAATTAATTGCTGTTGGTGCAAGACAATCTGTTTTGAAAGAAGAAAATCTCTATCGTGCCTATGGAGGTAAGGTGGTTTTCTTTGAGGAAAATCCCTTGCGAGTTGTGGCGTGAGTTGAAGAGGAGAGTGTTTTTTTATCTCACGCAGAGGCGCAGAGGAAGTTTTATGATAGAAACTTTAATCGAACCATTAAGATACAGTTTTATGCAGCGATCGCTGATTGAAGCGATTATTGTTGGTATTATCTGTGCGATCGTGGGTAGCTATTTAATGGTGCAGCGCTTGGCTTTATTGGGAGATGCGATAAGTCATTCGGTTTTACCTGGTTTAGCGGTTGCTTTTTTGTTAGATATTAATATTTTTGTTGGGGCTTTTACTGCTGGATTGCTCGGCACGATTTTAATTAATTTGATTAGAACGCGATCGCCCATTAAAGAAGATGCTGCTATGGGAATCGTTTTTTCTGCCTTTTTTGCCCTTGGGATTACTTTAATAACGATTATTCAAAAAGATAATAAGATCGATTTCAATCATTTTTTATTTGGCAATATTCTCGGCGTTACTTTTGAAGATGTTCGCGATACTTTAATCATTGCGATCGTTGTTTTATTAGTGGTGGCAATGCTGTATAAAGAATTGCTCTTTTATACTTTTGATAAATTAGGCGCTCAAGCAGTAGGATTACCCGTACATCTGTTAGATTTAGGACTAATGATACTAATTGGGCTGACCATCGTCGCCAGTCTAAAAGCAGTGGGAGTCATACTGGTAATCTCTCTACTGATTACGCCAGCAGCTAC
It includes:
- a CDS encoding ABC transporter ATP-binding protein gives rise to the protein MVAAVSLERVGKVYNKIPVVNDLSFEIEAGEMFGLLGPNGAGKSTTIRMLITLTQPSQGRIEVAGYEIDRHRDRVKQNIGVVLQQISVDGDLSVWENMEFHGRMHHIPNPKRQKSIDRWLEYVELADRKESLVKTLSGGMKRRLQIARALLHQPQVLFLDEPTVGLDPQTRRRLWEIIRDLNRQGMTILLTTHYMEEAEFLCDRIGIMDAGQLIELGTMDYFRSKYGRGLVVKQAGDRLEYKFFPTLEAANAYLETLPDKTGTMTRLSNLEDIFVELTGRRLD
- the scpB gene encoding SMC-Scp complex subunit ScpB, with protein sequence MTRLATKIEAILYLKGQPLSANEIAQLAGCAREEAEEAIVELMSDYAHRDSALEVMETPRGYSLQLRSVFENLLQVLVPAELGTGALRTLAAIALKSPILQTDLIELRGSSAYQQIQELVELGFVRKRRQANGRSYWLEITDKFHQYFEIDEGNAAAITRIRRNVEEPSPAISTDAIAKVLGNQ
- a CDS encoding metal ABC transporter solute-binding protein, Zn/Mn family, with translation MNRSPWLVALIISIVFCGFGCQPQSSDRNETTTKVVSTSTIIADLTQRVGADEIKHKGILQPGADPHIYEPVPADSAAFEEADLIFYNGYNLEPGLIKLMNAAGVKATKVAVAEVVTPLDLDKEGKRVPDPHVWGDAKNVIAMVNAIRDRLIESSPEDKEEFTQNAAQLVKELQQLDRWIAQQIQTIPNNQRRLVTTHDAFQYYARAYGLKIAGTLIGISTEEQPSAQTVKNLSDSIQKTKVPAIFAETTINPALIKAVAEEAGVKVAPRELYSDSIGAPGSDGDSYIKMMVSNTRAIVEALGGKYSAFKADFPEPR
- a CDS encoding metal ABC transporter ATP-binding protein — encoded protein: MSNTDGIVISHLGVSYRTVEALRDITLQIKPGRLTGAIGPNGAGKSTLIKAMLGLIPINQGSVHYDGRPLIDCLDKVAYVPQRSQIDWTYPATVWDVVMMGRVPKTGWFRRFSAMSRRLAAEALERVQMSAYRDRPIGQLSGGQQQRVFLARSLAQEADIFFFDEPFVGVDRKTEDILFNIFHELANAGKIVLVVNHDLGESITNFDDLILLNKELIAVGARQSVLKEENLYRAYGGKVVFFEENPLRVVA
- a CDS encoding metal ABC transporter permease, coding for MIETLIEPLRYSFMQRSLIEAIIVGIICAIVGSYLMVQRLALLGDAISHSVLPGLAVAFLLDINIFVGAFTAGLLGTILINLIRTRSPIKEDAAMGIVFSAFFALGITLITIIQKDNKIDFNHFLFGNILGVTFEDVRDTLIIAIVVLLVVAMLYKELLFYTFDKLGAQAVGLPVHLLDLGLMILIGLTIVASLKAVGVILVISLLITPAATAYLLVNRLHQMMIFGVGIGIFSSISGMYLSYFYNLPSGPAIVLVVSGLFILAFLFSPTQGILTHPASNSSQSFLWREVKQLMKMRSQK